In Rubrobacter radiotolerans DSM 5868, a genomic segment contains:
- a CDS encoding response regulator transcription factor → MNGQETPRPAAARGRVRVAVADDHALFRQGIKEMLATAGDVEVVAEAATCEQAVAVVSKTKPDVVLLDLEMPGMGAEEAMRRMLQLSPRPRIVIVTMHDEPRLVRRFIGRGASAYLPKSASLTELVEAVRHAAEIRESPQGEKGVIVPQEIMDNPDRQADSLSGRELEILLQAARGMSNRQIANSLHLSEATVKRHLANIYAKIGVGSRSEATQKALSEGWISSFEVSRPEGRGRSRS, encoded by the coding sequence ATGAACGGACAGGAAACACCGAGGCCGGCCGCAGCGCGCGGTAGGGTCCGTGTCGCCGTCGCCGACGACCACGCCCTGTTCCGGCAGGGAATAAAGGAGATGCTCGCCACCGCTGGCGACGTCGAGGTCGTTGCAGAGGCTGCGACCTGCGAGCAGGCCGTCGCGGTCGTCTCGAAGACAAAGCCCGACGTGGTCCTGCTCGACCTTGAGATGCCGGGCATGGGCGCAGAGGAGGCGATGCGCAGGATGCTCCAGCTCTCCCCGAGACCAAGGATCGTTATCGTGACGATGCACGACGAGCCACGCCTCGTCCGGCGCTTTATCGGGCGCGGCGCAAGCGCCTACCTGCCAAAGAGCGCCTCCCTGACGGAACTCGTCGAAGCCGTGCGGCACGCCGCCGAGATCCGCGAGTCCCCGCAGGGCGAGAAGGGAGTGATCGTCCCGCAGGAGATAATGGACAACCCCGACCGGCAGGCCGACAGCCTCTCCGGTCGGGAGCTTGAGATCCTCCTCCAGGCCGCCCGGGGGATGAGCAACCGCCAGATAGCGAACTCACTGCACCTCTCGGAGGCGACGGTCAAGCGCCACCTGGCGAACATCTACGCCAAGATCGGGGTCGGCTCGCGCTCGGAGGCCACGCAGAAGGCGCTCTCCGAGGGCTGGATCAGCTCCTTCGAGGTCTCGCGGCCCGAAGGTCGCGGGAGGTCGCGCTCCTAG